Part of the Candidatus Dadabacteria bacterium genome is shown below.
CCAAGCATGCTCACAACCGTGGGTCTTGCGTTCGGACTTGCGTCCATAGTGACTTCGATTTCCATCCACGGGGACCGTGCCTCAGCCGTAGTTTCTGAGGAATGGCTTTTTAACCGTTTCTGGTGGGCAGCGGGATTTATCGGCATGGCGGTACTTGTCGACATGCTTGACGGCAGGATAGCAAGAGCTCTTAACTCGGAGAGCCGCTTCGGTGCGTCCTATGATTCGCTCTGCGATCTTGTATCATTCGGGGTCGCCCCGGCAGTGCTTCTTTACGTTTGGGGGCTTTCGGAATATGGAAATCCGGGACTGATGGCGATGCTTTTCTACGTGGTCTGCGCAGCGCTTAGGCTTGCGCGTTTTAACGTGCAGTTTACAACCAAGGAAAAGCGCATGTTCACGGGTCTTCCGAGTCCTATGGCTGCGGGACTTATTCTCTCTCCGATACTCCTTCTCTCTGAGTTTCAGATTATTGCTACCCCACTTATGAAATCTTTTTATCTTTTCTTCGTTCCTGTTGTGGGACTTGTTATGGTTAGCGAGGTTCCATACAGAAAGTTCCCGCGGATTGCCAGATTCGGACCTTTCAGCACTCTTGTTGCGGGCTCCATAATAATTGCGGCGTTTATTACCAATCCCGGAGTGATCGCGGTCGTTATAACTTACTGCTATTTTATCCTCGAGCTCGGACGTTGTGCCTGGAAGCTGGCCGCGAAGGCTACATCGCGGGACAAAGAGTCAGAAGCCTTGGCCAGCGACGAGTCCTAGGGGTTTTCCCTCCGGAGGCTGGAGTCGATGAAAGGAGTTTTCAAATTACTTTTTTTGTTCATTCTGATTACGGGAGCAAGTCTTATGAGTTTAAATGCCCAGACCTTTGCGGGTGTCGAAGGAGTAACGAAATACAGTCTTTCTAACGGCATGACCGTGCTTCTTGAGAGAAACGATTCTTCTCCGGTTGTTGCCGTTAACGTGTGGGTGAAGACCGGAAGCGCATGCGAGGTGGAGGGCGAGTACGGTCTCGCGCATGTGCACGAACACATGCTTTTCAAAGGGACAGAAAGAAGACGGGTCGGCGAGATAGCCGGGATGGTCGAGGCAGGAGGCGGAGACATAAATGCGTTTACTTCCTTTGACGAGACGGTTTACTACATCGTAAGCGCGCGGCGCTTTCTGCCTATGGCTCTCGATGTGCTCTCAGACGTCATGGAGAACTCGACTTTCGACCCTGCGGAGCTTGAGAAGGAGCTTGAAGTTGTCCAGGAAGAGATAAGAAGGGGAGAGGACTCTCCCTCAAGGGTAATCAGTCAGAAGCTTTTCTCCACGGCCTACAGCGTTCATCCCTACGGAAGGCCCATAATAGGAACCAAGCAGAGCGTTGGGAGCTTCACCAGAGACGGAATACTGGATTTCTACAGAAAGTGGTATTCCCCGGACAACATGATTCTCGTTGTGGTCGGGGATTTTGATCCTGAGGGAATAAAGGACGCGGTGGCCCAGACTTTCGGAAAAATAAAGAAAAGAAAAACTCCTGAGTGCGAACTTCCTCCAGAGCCCGAGCAGAAACGCACTAGAACCTTCGTTATCGGCCGCGACGTAAACACGGGCTACTTCAGTTTTGCCTTTCATACCCCCTCGGCGAGCCACGCTGACACTCCCGTTCTTGACGTCATAAGTGGCATACTCGGTACCGGGGAAAGCTCCAGGCTCTACAGAAAATTAAAGGAGCAAAACGCCACCGTAAACGACATATACGCCTACGCTTACAGCCTCAAGGAAAACGGTCTTTTCCTCGTGGGCGGAGTTCTTGATCCCGGTAAAGTAGAAAAGGCCTCAAAGGAGATAGTAGCGGAGATAGAGCTTATAAAAAACGAACCCGTCGCGGCCGAGGAGCTTGCCCGCGCCAAAACTAACATAGAGAGGGACTTCATCCGCGCCAAGGAGACCATGCAGGGACAGGCGAGAAAGCTTGGTTACTTCGAGCTTGAAACGGGAGATTACAGCTACGAACGCCTCTACCTTGAAAGGGTGAGGAACGTTACCCCAGAGGACGTATTGCGGGTGGCCAGAGAATACTTGACGCAGAAAAACCTCACCGCGGGAGTGCTGCTTCCTAAAGACAAAACCAAGGGGGTTGAGAAGGGCTTCAGAAAAGCCCTTGTTTTTCCTGGAGCGACCCAGAAAAAAGAAAAGAAAAAAGCTTCCTCAACGCAGGCGGAATTTAAGAAATACGAGCTTTCAAACGGAATCCGGGTTCTTTTGAAACGCAATCCGGCCGTTCCGCTTTTCTCCGTTCACGCGGCTTTCCTGGGCGGCCTCAGGTATGAGGACGAAAACACAAACGGAATTTCGAACTTCATGTCCGGGATGTTCACCCGTGGCACCTCGAGCCGCTCCGCAGAAGATATAGCCACTCAGATAGAAGGGCTGGGGGGAACGGTTGACGGGTTTTCCGGGAAAAACAGCGTTGGGGTGACTCTCTCAGCCTTAAGTGAGAACTTTGAAGGGGCAATGGATATTTTCTCAGACGTGATACTTGATCCTTCTTTTTCCGATGAGGAAATGGAAAGAGAGAGAAGGGAAATTCTGGCCGCTTTGGAAAAGCAGAAGGACAACCTCACGGGAAAAACGGTCAGGAATTTTCTGAGGACCCTTTTCCTTAAGCACCCTTACAGGTTCAACGTTCTGGGAACCGAGGAAAACATAGACAGGTATACCTCGGCCGATGTCCGGAAGTTTTACAAAAAGGTTATAAGACCCGAGAACATGGTCATCTCCGTCGCAGGCGACATTGACGCGGAGAAAACCCTCGGCGTTCTTGAAAAGCTGTTTGGCGGAATGAAACAGGACGGCTTCGAAAAGACCCAGCCGTTGCGTGAGTCCGCGCTTTCTGCCCCGAGGGAAACTGTCGAGTTTGAGAGAGACAAAGCTCAGACCCACATTATCGCGGGTTTTCACGCCCCGGGGTTTAAAAGCCGCGACCGCTATGCGTTCGAGGTGCTGAATTCGGTGCTCTCAGGTCAGGGGGGAAGACTCTTCATTGAGCTTCGGGACAAGAAAAGCCTCGCCTATGCCGTTACCTCGTTCTACGTCCCTGGGATGGAAGGCGGCTATTTCGGCGTCTATATAGGAACTGCTCCGCAGAAGGAAAAAGAGGCACTCGGAGCGATAAAGGAACAGCTCCAGCTTGCCTTGGAGGGTGTCGGGGAACATGAGCTTGAGAGGGCGAAGAACTACATAGTCGGCAGCTTCGAGATAGGGCTCCAGAGAAACTCCGCCCAGGCGTCCACGGTCGGATTTGACGAACTTTACGGAATAGGCACTTACGAATACAGAAAGTTCCCGGAGAAGATACTTGCTGTTACGGCTGATGACGTAGCTAGGGTGGCCAGGAAGTACATAAATCCTGAGACAGCCGCGGTTTCCATCCTGAAACCCGAGGGAGATTCCACTGAGAACAGGTAGCAGGGAGCCTGTTTTTCCCAGTTCAGGGAGAGAGCCCTGCTTTTTAAGGACTCTCGGGCGGAGGAGTATAGAAGCGCGTCGTCGGGTAAGCGAAATCGATGTTGGGGTACTTTTCAAACTCGGCCAGTATAGCTTCCCAGATAGTCTGCTCCGATCCCCTTTTCTCTCTCGGGTTTATTATGTATCTGATTGAGAAAAGGACTCCGCTGTCTCTTGTCGACATGTAAACCGCCGGGGTTAGCTTCGAGAAATGTATCATGTATCTCTCGGCGGCTAGGCGGAGCTGTTGTTCGGCCTGCTTTGAAGAGGATTCGATTTTTTCTTTCGCTATTCTCTCAAGAATTTCACGAGTCTTTCTCCAGTCGCTCTCAAACGTTACGAGGACATGTATCTCATTCCATATATAGTTAAACGCGCCGTGGTAGTTCGCGGTTCTTTCCTTCAGCACATGACTGTTGGGAATATGTATGATCCTGCCCGTACTCTGTTCAGCTTCAACCCAGTTTCCGACCTCGACTATGCTGAACTGAAACAGCCTTAAATCTATTACGTCCCCCTTGGTTTCTCCTATCTGTATGCGGTCTCCTATTACGAAGGGTTTTCTCCAGAGAATGAAGAACCAGCCGGCAATGTTGGCTATGGTCTCATGAAGCGCTATGGCGAGACCGGCGCTCGCGATACCCAGGTAGGTTCCTATAGGGCCCAGACCCTTTATCCACAAGCTGCCGACCAGTATTATGGCAAGGAAGGCGTAGACGTACCCTATAATGCGTTTTGAGTAATAGACTGTCCTGAGATCTTTCGTGTTCTTGGTTATGATCGAGATGAGGATTTTTCTTAGGAAGAACAGGATCGCCACTATCAGAATAGAAAGCACCAGGTTCTCTATCTGCGAGCTGTAAGCATTGTGGTATTCTCTGAGGTGATTTATTAGATTTTCCACAACTTCAAAAATAAACGATCTCGGGGAAGAGTTCAAAAAGTCGGGTTTTTTAGCTGCCTGGGCCGCCGGACGTTTCGATTTTCATTTATTTTCTTTTCTTTTCTGTTATTCTGTTTCCGGGCTGCTAGCTCAGTCTGGTAGAGCAGCTGACTCTTAATCAGTCGGTCGTGGGTTCGAATCCCTCGCAGCCCACTTCATTTTGCGTCTTAAGGCACTGCCCGGAAGTACGATTCAGAGTGCCTGACGATTTTTGGCTGTAAAGGGCGAGAGTGGCGGAACAGGCAGACGCGCTAGATTTAGGATCTAGTACCTTAGGGTGTGAGGGTTCGACTCCCTCCTCTCGCAGAAAAACGCTTTACGTGATTCTCAAGACATGCGCCACCTTGCGCTTTTAGTTCTGCTTTTTTATTCCTGCTCCCACGGTACGGAGAATCTCTACGAGAGATCCTTTTACTCGATGGGCTCAACGGTGGAACTTAAGTTTTATTCCCCAAGCGAGGAACTCTTCCACCGGGTTGTTGATGCCTGCGTGGAGAGAACCAAGGAAATAGACCGGCTTTTCAGTAACTACAGGGATGACAGCGTTCTTGCCGAGGTGAACAGAAATGCGGGCGTCGCTCCCGTTTCCGTTCCCACAGAGTTTCTACGTCTCGTGCGGACCTCGATTAAGTACTCGGAGCTTACCGAAGGGGCTTTTGACATAACTATCGGCAGTCTTTTCGAACTCTGGGGGGCTGAGACCAAAGCGGGTCGGTTACCCGGTCGGTCACGGATCCGCGACGCACTTGGGTGTACGGGTTTTCGGAAAATAAAGATAGACGAAGTTAAATCCCAGGTTTTCCTTGACGGCGACTGCGTTAGACTCGACTTCGGAGCTATAGGAAAAGGTTACGCGGTTGACGAGATGGTAAATATCGCCAAGCAAAACGGGATCAAGAGGGGGCTTGTGAATTTCGGGGGAAACATATACGCAATGGACCCCCCTACAGGCAAAAAGTTCTGGGATGTGGGAGTGAGAAAACCCGGGAGCGGAAGCGAAATCATCTCGAAGCTTGACCTTGTGAACAAGGGTGTCGCGACTTCAGGAGATTACGAGCGCTACTTTGAGCACGAGGGGAAAAGATACTCCCATATAATAAATCCCAAGACGGGTTGGCCGGCTGAGGATGTGACTTCGGTTGTAGCCGTTTCCAAAACCGCTACGGAAGCCGATGTCTTCTCGACTGCCGTTTCGGTTCTGGGTCCGCGTGGCGCAAAGATGTTTACCAGGAAGGATAAATCACTGGGTTTCTTGATCGTTGAGAAGAACGGAGAGAAAAGGTCCTGCTTCGGGTCTTATGCATGCCCGTAGGGTGCGGGGGAATCACTGCTGCGGCTTCGGGTACTCTGGTTTTTTTCTGTAAAGATAAAATGTCACGAAAATGATCAGGTAAAGAAGAGATATCTGAAGGACGACAAAAGAGCCGATTTTGACATAGGCAAACTCGGCGCTTACGTACCTCACTAGCCAGCCCCCGGCTATATCGAGAAAGGCTGAGCCATAAGACGCTATTATGACGAGGAGCTTTTCGGCGGAGCTTCTGTTCGTAAAAAGAAAAAGATGGTTGAGAGTTACAAGCAAAACGGCCATTGAGAAAAAGTGGAAATGAGCTTCCTCGAGCAGTCCAAGATAGCTTCTCGGAGACCTGAAACTCTCTTCGGATCCCCTGTAGTACTCAACAACGCTTTCATAGCTGAACCCCACTTTAAGGAAAAGCAGAAGGTTGGTTAACCACAAAAAGAGGAAGAAAATAGTCGTGAGCAGAACGACAAGTTTTAACAGATCGTTTTTTCTTATGTCCGATGAAATGAAGAATTTCATTTTTCTCTCCTGAATAGAAGTTATTGATCAGTCGGAGTGCCGAGCATAACCCTGTAGACTGCGAGAACCCTTCTCGTGGCTTGCGAAAAAGATACGGCACTTATAGTGGCTCCGGTAATGTTGGGAACTCCCTTTCCTACCTTCATTCTGTCCATCTTGGTTTTTTCCAGGAACAAGTTTATCCATTTTCCGCTTGGCATGTAATCTGTGGGTTCGAAAAATGCGAGGGTTTCGGCGTGGCGAAGCGTCCCATCGGGATTTATTACGAACATTACGGTTTCGGTCAAAGTACGAAGAGTGTGGGTATCGATAACCGCGTAGCCTGTTTCTTTTCCGCCGGATTTCGCTATGTAGAAAGTGTAGAGTCTTGAACCTACCTCTGCCTTGGCCATTTCGCGTACGCTTTCGGCTTGGGGTTTGGTGAGAAAAACGTGTCTTTTTTCTATTTCTTCTGCTTCAGGGAAAAGGAGCTCAAGCGCCTTGCCCTTGGTAAGAAAGACCTTGGCGGATGCATCTCCCGCACCATGCAGAAAAAACAAAAGCGTTATTAAGATAAGGATTCTCATACTCATGATGAAATAAGGGCAACATTCTATCTGAATATTGCCCTTTTGAAGAGAGAGAAAGAGAGAAAAAAAGAAACATAAACCCGCGCCCGTTTATCGCGGATTTAAGTCCTATATCCTAAAACACGTACCCAAGCCCGAAATTGAACTGATCCGTCGCTTCATCCGCGGCGTTATCAAGATTCTGATACTCGGCTTTTATGACTACATTTGGGATCGGTTTGTAATTTATACCGAAAGTATATTGGGTTCTTTTGTTTGCCGGGTCTCTTTCATATCCGGCGGGAACTTTCTCCTGAGTATCAAATTTTTCATACCGGAAAAAAGGCGTCAGATACTCCAGGTACTTGCTTCCGGAGTTGAGCGCAGAGAAAATGTTGTATGCTCCTAGAACATACCAGCCGGACTGTTCTTCCCCGACGGATTTGTTGCCTTCATACTCATTAAGTTGGTTTATAAGCGCGGAGTCATCCAGCATGGTCCAGACTGATAGAGCTCTCAGATCTAACCCGGCATACTGAAACTGCGCGTCAACTTCGTACATCTGGAAAAGGCCGTCTATCGCCTGGCCATTAACTTCTTCGTCCTGTCCCGTGTTGCCGTAGAACATGGACCCACCGATTTTCAGTCCCGGAATAGGATCGTACTCAAGCCTTCCGACAAAAGCTATGTCGTCGAACCTAGCCCTGTTCCCCTTGATCCGAAGACTCCTGTTGTCCGATGCCTTGAATCCCCGAGCATCGGCGCTCGACATCGCATAGGCCCTGTAAGAAAGCTCTCCGCCGCCGCCCAGATCAAACGTTCCATGTGCCCCGGCCCCGGACTCTCTCCATGTACTCGGAATTATCCGCCTCTCCACCTCGGGTCGACCCACTCCGTAGAACGTCGTCGGCTCATGAATCTCGTTTACTATTCCGAAAGGAGTCAGGAGAAGTCCGGCTCTCAGGTTGAATTCATCGCTTATAAGAAAATCAATCAGCGCAAACTCAACCGATGCCGACCCCGCTTTTCCATCCTTATTACTTCCCGTCGTACCGTGCTCGAATTCTATTTCTGAGTT
Proteins encoded:
- the pssA gene encoding CDP-diacylglycerol--serine O-phosphatidyltransferase — its product is MANLRKKRRRRSPRPGRVIPLLPSMLTTVGLAFGLASIVTSISIHGDRASAVVSEEWLFNRFWWAAGFIGMAVLVDMLDGRIARALNSESRFGASYDSLCDLVSFGVAPAVLLYVWGLSEYGNPGLMAMLFYVVCAALRLARFNVQFTTKEKRMFTGLPSPMAAGLILSPILLLSEFQIIATPLMKSFYLFFVPVVGLVMVSEVPYRKFPRIARFGPFSTLVAGSIIIAAFITNPGVIAVVITYCYFILELGRCAWKLAAKATSRDKESEALASDES
- a CDS encoding pitrilysin family protein, coding for MSLNAQTFAGVEGVTKYSLSNGMTVLLERNDSSPVVAVNVWVKTGSACEVEGEYGLAHVHEHMLFKGTERRRVGEIAGMVEAGGGDINAFTSFDETVYYIVSARRFLPMALDVLSDVMENSTFDPAELEKELEVVQEEIRRGEDSPSRVISQKLFSTAYSVHPYGRPIIGTKQSVGSFTRDGILDFYRKWYSPDNMILVVVGDFDPEGIKDAVAQTFGKIKKRKTPECELPPEPEQKRTRTFVIGRDVNTGYFSFAFHTPSASHADTPVLDVISGILGTGESSRLYRKLKEQNATVNDIYAYAYSLKENGLFLVGGVLDPGKVEKASKEIVAEIELIKNEPVAAEELARAKTNIERDFIRAKETMQGQARKLGYFELETGDYSYERLYLERVRNVTPEDVLRVAREYLTQKNLTAGVLLPKDKTKGVEKGFRKALVFPGATQKKEKKKASSTQAEFKKYELSNGIRVLLKRNPAVPLFSVHAAFLGGLRYEDENTNGISNFMSGMFTRGTSSRSAEDIATQIEGLGGTVDGFSGKNSVGVTLSALSENFEGAMDIFSDVILDPSFSDEEMERERREILAALEKQKDNLTGKTVRNFLRTLFLKHPYRFNVLGTEENIDRYTSADVRKFYKKVIRPENMVISVAGDIDAEKTLGVLEKLFGGMKQDGFEKTQPLRESALSAPRETVEFERDKAQTHIIAGFHAPGFKSRDRYAFEVLNSVLSGQGGRLFIELRDKKSLAYAVTSFYVPGMEGGYFGVYIGTAPQKEKEALGAIKEQLQLALEGVGEHELERAKNYIVGSFEIGLQRNSAQASTVGFDELYGIGTYEYRKFPEKILAVTADDVARVARKYINPETAAVSILKPEGDSTENR
- a CDS encoding mechanosensitive ion channel, which translates into the protein MENLINHLREYHNAYSSQIENLVLSILIVAILFFLRKILISIITKNTKDLRTVYYSKRIIGYVYAFLAIILVGSLWIKGLGPIGTYLGIASAGLAIALHETIANIAGWFFILWRKPFVIGDRIQIGETKGDVIDLRLFQFSIVEVGNWVEAEQSTGRIIHIPNSHVLKERTANYHGAFNYIWNEIHVLVTFESDWRKTREILERIAKEKIESSSKQAEQQLRLAAERYMIHFSKLTPAVYMSTRDSGVLFSIRYIINPREKRGSEQTIWEAILAEFEKYPNIDFAYPTTRFYTPPPESP
- a CDS encoding FAD:protein FMN transferase codes for the protein MRHLALLVLLFYSCSHGTENLYERSFYSMGSTVELKFYSPSEELFHRVVDACVERTKEIDRLFSNYRDDSVLAEVNRNAGVAPVSVPTEFLRLVRTSIKYSELTEGAFDITIGSLFELWGAETKAGRLPGRSRIRDALGCTGFRKIKIDEVKSQVFLDGDCVRLDFGAIGKGYAVDEMVNIAKQNGIKRGLVNFGGNIYAMDPPTGKKFWDVGVRKPGSGSEIISKLDLVNKGVATSGDYERYFEHEGKRYSHIINPKTGWPAEDVTSVVAVSKTATEADVFSTAVSVLGPRGAKMFTRKDKSLGFLIVEKNGEKRSCFGSYACP
- a CDS encoding FMN-binding protein → MRILILITLLFFLHGAGDASAKVFLTKGKALELLFPEAEEIEKRHVFLTKPQAESVREMAKAEVGSRLYTFYIAKSGGKETGYAVIDTHTLRTLTETVMFVINPDGTLRHAETLAFFEPTDYMPSGKWINLFLEKTKMDRMKVGKGVPNITGATISAVSFSQATRRVLAVYRVMLGTPTDQ